The Halodesulfovibrio marinisediminis DSM 17456 genomic interval ATTTTAATGAGCAGAGGCTTGAGGAAGGACCAGCGGATGCCGATTTCGTATTCCTCTTCGAGGTCGCGGATTGCGTCCCAGCAGTTGTGACAAGGAGCAATTACGAGCTTACAGCCAGTAGCAAGAATCTGGTCGCGTTTGGTCTGGAGCGCTTTGTTACGCTCTTTACGGTACTTACCAATACCGTTGAAACCGCCACCACCGCCACAGCAGTAGTTGTGTTCGCGGTTAGGACCCATTTCGCGGAAGTCTTCAGCAATGTAACTCATAATTTCACGGGTAGCTTTTGCTAAGCCGTGGTTACGTACGTAGTTACAGGAATCCTGAAGTGTAACAGGTTCTTTAATCTTTTTCTCTGGGTCGATTTTAATTTTACCGGTGCGGAGTGCTTCTGCAACCCACTCAACGTAGTGAATGTATGGTGCAGGTGGCAGACCGTCTTCACGACCAGCCCAGTAAGGACCTTCGATTACGGTTGCACGGTGAGCGTGACCACATTCGGTACCGATAACACGCTTAGGACGAAGTTTTTCGATAGCGTTGTATACGGATTCAACCTGCATTTTACATGCTGCCCAGTCACCTGCGAACATGGAAAGGGAGGTCTGCTCCCAGCCTGTGCTTGGCACAGTCCAGTTTTCGCCAGCAAGGTGGAACAGGATAGCTGCTTCTGCAAGGTCTTCAGGGTAGTGCTTAGGCTCACGAGCGTTCAGAGTGTACATGATGTCTGCATCTTCCTTATCGATAGGAATTTCCAGACCTGGCCACTCTTCTTCATACTCTTCAGCCATCCATTCACAGGTATCGATCCAGTCTTCGGTAGTAACGTCCATCTGTGCGTTGTACACACGGTGCATACCGGAGCCGATTTTCATTTCCCAAGGTACAAAACCCTGAGAGTTAAGAATACCGCGCAGGTAGCTGAACATTACCCCCATGTCGATGCCGTGCGGGCAGTACATGCCACAGCGGTTACAACAGGTGCACTGGGACCATGCAACGTCCACGCAATGACGCATGAATTCGTTGGTCACTTTACCTTTTTTCTTAACCAGTTCACCAAGGGTAGACTGGATTTTGTATGCAGGAACCTGTTTAGGATCGCGATCATTTACGCGGTACAGGAAGCAGGAATCTGCACACATGCCACAGTGGGCACATATTTCAAGCCAGGTACGAATACGGGACTGGCAAGTGTTTTCAAGAAGTTTAGCAATGGCGTCGGAATCAACGTCAAGCTCTTTCATTTCTTCGTAGTA includes:
- the hmcF gene encoding sulfate respiration complex iron-sulfur protein HmcF, which produces MPQGTFCNTTPINSEEELKALLGDKGGAQYYEEMKELDVDSDAIAKLLENTCQSRIRTWLEICAHCGMCADSCFLYRVNDRDPKQVPAYKIQSTLGELVKKKGKVTNEFMRHCVDVAWSQCTCCNRCGMYCPHGIDMGVMFSYLRGILNSQGFVPWEMKIGSGMHRVYNAQMDVTTEDWIDTCEWMAEEYEEEWPGLEIPIDKEDADIMYTLNAREPKHYPEDLAEAAILFHLAGENWTVPSTGWEQTSLSMFAGDWAACKMQVESVYNAIEKLRPKRVIGTECGHAHRATVIEGPYWAGREDGLPPAPYIHYVEWVAEALRTGKIKIDPEKKIKEPVTLQDSCNYVRNHGLAKATREIMSYIAEDFREMGPNREHNYCCGGGGGFNGIGKYRKERNKALQTKRDQILATGCKLVIAPCHNCWDAIRDLEEEYEIGIRWSFLKPLLIKMAIVPDHLKLPEE